The nucleotide sequence TTACCTCCTCATGTTCCTGACTGGACTTTACCTCCTCATGTTCCTGACTGGACTTTACCTCCACAACGCCCTCTGAGTTCTGAGGCGGCGGGTATAAATGCGTCCAGCTCTAAATCCTGAGGTAAATTATACTGAAAGTGCTTCTCTGAGTTGTTTATTTCGACTCACCTCACATTATCCTAGCCTCAGCTAACTGTTTAAACCTTCAGTGAGGGCTTTTATAGCAACATATCTTTTAACAAACGTGTTTCAGCGTCAAAAGCAGGCTTACTCTCACACATCCCTATGGTCACTTCAGGTTAAGCAATGAAAAGCAACTTTATTGAACAATCTACACCTGCTTCATAACACACAGTGTCTCCTCACACTCTCaatgaccactttattaggaacaatcATAATGACCTAATCATCCAATCACGTGTCAGCGGTGTGATGAATAACAAAAGAAACGTGCAGATTCACGCCATGTTAACAAAAAGATCTGATCTCTGTGGTTTAGAATAttccagaaactgctgatctgctgAGAGCTTCAACCGAggacagtctctagagtttagacACAATGCTGCGAAAACAGGGAGTATATATGAAAGTAAACAACTAAAAGATATGATTTTGAGTGACTGCTAACACCACAGACTGTTCAATCTGTGACATTAGGACATTAATATGCTACATTTCACCTTTGTTTTAACTATTAAATCTGTTTTGTCACCAGAAATGAACAACACTGTGATGGTCTTCTCCTGCTCCTTGTGTCCTCTTTCCTACACATCTCAGATTGACCTCGATGACCACACTGAGACATGCCACTACGAGAGATCCGGAGAAATCAAATATGAAAACATGATGCCTATAGGATGCTCCAGTAGTGAGCAGGACGCTAGTGATAATTTACCAACCACCACTGAACACAAACCACTGGAGGAAGATCTTCACCAGTACCCAGAGTTTACTCAGGTGGTTGATCTCGAAACTCATCCACACCTCCGTACAGGCGAGAAGCCGTACCGGTGTTTGGAGTGCGGAAAGAGTTTTAATCACCGGAATACTCTCCGACagcaccagcgcattcacacgggCGAGAAGCCGTATCGCTGCTCGGAGTGTGGAAAGAGTTTTAACCACCACACAAATCTCCAAAcccaccagcgcattcacacaggagagagaccgTATCGCTGCTCAGAGTGTGAGAAGAGCTTTACCCATCACAGTGCTCTACAGCGGCACCAGCTCATTCACACGGGAGAGAAGCCGTACCACTGCTCCGAGTGCGGGAAGAGTTTTAATCGGCAAACCAACCTGAAAACGCACCAGCGCAGTCACACGGGAGAGAAGCTGCATCAATGCTCGCAGTGTGGAAAGAGTTTTTCTCACAGGAGCGCTCTCCAGACACACCAGCGCGTCCACACCGGAGAAAAGCCGTACAGTTGCTTACAGTGCGGCAAGAACTTTGCACAACTGGGTCATCTTCAGCAACACCAGAACGTTCACTCGGGTGAGAAGCCATACAGTTGCTTATACTGTGGAAAGGGTTTCGCGCAAGTGGGCCATCTTCAGAAACACCAGACCGTTCACACGGGCGAGAAGCCGTACCGCTGCTCGGAGTGCGGGAAGAGTTTTACTCAGCCGAGTACTCTCCAAACACACCTGCGTATTCAtacaggagagaagccgtatcagTGCTCGCAGTGTGGGCGGAGTTTCACAAAACGAGGCACTCTCAAAgcacaccagcgcattcacacgggAGAGAGACCCTATCAGTGCTCTCAGTGCGGGAAGAGCTTTACACACCTGCTGAGTCTCCAGAtacaccagcgcattcacaccggAGAGAGACCCTATCACTGCTTACAGTGTGGGAAGAGCTTCATCCGCCGAACCTATCTCCAGATCCATCAGCGCGTTCACACGGGAGAGAAGCCGTACGTCTGCTcgcagtgtgggaagagttttagtCAGCTGAACACTCTCAAAacacaccagcgcattcacacgggAGACAACTCTGACGCACTCGATGCATGCTAATTACTGAATGCTCTATATCTACAAACTTTGGTGAATTGCAGGTCAGGTGTTTAGGCTAAAAATCAGCTCCAATCTCTAGCAGATCAGTCGCCCATCCCTAGCTGATGCTCGtaggaccaaaaaaaaaaaaaaggcactatTCTTTAACATGTGTTTATCCTCCATCTCTCCTTGTTTTTTCTAGAAAAcatatttagaaaataataatgacagTACGGGCAGATGGGATTGGTCAACCTCTACTCACATGTGACCTGATACCGTCCACATCATCTTTTGAGTTGTAAGTGATCTAGACGTAATTGATTGGTCACTAatgtccaatttttttttttaaggcttgAAACTGATTCTTGACCTCTGCCAATCTCTCCAG is from Hemibagrus wyckioides isolate EC202008001 linkage group LG07, SWU_Hwy_1.0, whole genome shotgun sequence and encodes:
- the LOC131356019 gene encoding zinc finger protein 501-like isoform X1; this translates as MLHFTFVLTIKSVLSPEMNNTVMVFSCSLCPLSYTSQIDLDDHTETCHYERSGEIKYENMMPIGCSSSEQDASDNLPTTTEHKPLEEDLHQYPEFTQVVDLETHPHLRTGEKPYRCLECGKSFNHRNTLRQHQRIHTGEKPYRCSECGKSFNHHTNLQTHQRIHTGERPYRCSECEKSFTHHSALQRHQLIHTGEKPYHCSECGKSFNRQTNLKTHQRSHTGEKLHQCSQCGKSFSHRSALQTHQRVHTGEKPYSCLQCGKNFAQLGHLQQHQNVHSGEKPYSCLYCGKGFAQVGHLQKHQTVHTGEKPYRCSECGKSFTQPSTLQTHLRIHTGEKPYQCSQCGRSFTKRGTLKAHQRIHTGERPYQCSQCGKSFTHLLSLQIHQRIHTGERPYHCLQCGKSFIRRTYLQIHQRVHTGEKPYVCSQCGKSFSQLNTLKTHQRIHTGDNSDALDAC